A segment of the Triticum urartu cultivar G1812 chromosome 1, Tu2.1, whole genome shotgun sequence genome:
ACACTTTATTTCCTGCCTTGATTACACTGTAATTCGTGCCTTGATTTTTAGTGGAATGCCCCTCCGGGTTACTCTATAATTCTGAGTATTTAACTGTATTCTTGTTCAGAGTTTTCACTGTATTCTTGTCTTGCTTACTATGTATGGCATCAACATTACAGTGTAATTCCATAGTTTTACTGCAACTTGCATCAGTTATTACAACGTAATTCTTGCCTTGATTACACTGCTAATTCCCGGCCTTAGATTACATTGTAATTCATGCCTTATTTACAGTTGAAATCCACTAATCATAATTCTGAGTATTTTACAGTGTTAGTTTGCTTAGTTTTTTTGTGTTACTGCCTCACTATACCACTGGTAAGTTGGACAGTTAATTACTGTGTAAGGCGGGAATCAGTATTACAGTGTGAATACGTCTTGTTTTACACTGTATTTTTATCATATTACAGTGTTGTGTATTTTGTTTCTACCTTGATTTTACGTAGTTTGCATAAGTTTTACCAATGTAATTTTAGCTTCTATTTTGTGTAATTCCTGCCTTGATTTTTACTATTTGGATCAGTATTAATAGTTACTTGCTCAGTTTTCAGCTTCATTATCTATGGGGAGGCTACGGAAAGTCTCTCACAAGGATGTTTCCGGAAGCATCTTCTATTGAGAGTGCGGATCCTTTGCAAGACCCCTTCGTGCCTAATGACTTTGCGGAAGATGGTTCTAATTGCTGTAGGGCTTACACTGTAATATGATTGAGCACTGTAATTGTTTTAGGGCTTATACAGTAATTTATCAGAGTTTTACTCTGTAATTGTTGTAGGGCTTATAGTATTTGTTAGATACATTACAATGGATTTTACCTCTGAATTGTGGGGCTTACACTGTAATATACTGCAGATTTACACTGTAATTTGAATACTTCAGCACTGTAATTGTTTTAGGGCTTATAGAGTATTTTTCAGATAGATCACAGTGGATTTTTACGTCTAATTTTATGGTGTATTTATGAGCGTTGATACCTGGGAATAACCGTGTAATTTCGGGGGATTTACAGTGCAATTAGTGGGCACTTTGACTGTAATTCGTGGGTGTTTACAGTGTAACTTCATCAGTTATTCAAGTGTAAATCCTTGGGAACTTGCAGTGTCATTTCGTTTGTATTTACGGTGTAAATCCACTGTATGCTTTTTCAGAGTTTGCACTTTAATTTTCAGCTATCAGGATTTGTAGTGTAATTTCTATTGTTTTGCTATTGTAATTTTTGGCAGTAGACTGCAATTTTTTTGTTATTCCAGAGTTTTATAATTGCTAGCAATCAAACATTCCACAGTTTCCTGCTGTCTCTGGAATTTCTTTGTAACTAGTTTCTCTGATGTTTCCAGGTGAAGCGGGGTGAAGGggatgaagaatttgtgaagctGGTGAAGGTGGTCAAGAATTGGAATAGGATTACAAGTGTTCCTGGCCTGTAGATTGTCCGATGATCTCCGCCACTTTAATTCCTCTTGTTGTTTGATGATTTTAGCGGTTGGTTAGTGCGATTTGTTGTTAGCCAATGCTCATTTGTGCAGTTCGCCGCAGATCCCCTCTTCTCCGTGGATCCCCTCTGCTCGCGCCAGTTCGTCATGGAGAATGTCTGCTCCGGTGTTAGGTTTTAGATTTGATCTCCTTGTTGTGGGCACTGTTAGGTTGGGCGTTCATGTGTTTGTCTTCCGACGGGGTTAGGTTTTGTGTTTTTTTCATGTGTGCAGGCGTGTCTCTGTGTGTGATTCAGAGCTTTTGCAGTTGAAGTTCAATCATCTGGTGGTTGTTTAGTGTTTGAATGCTACTGATCTGTTTTGATTGCTACTGAGACTTTGCAGTTTGAAGTCCAGTCATCTGGTAGTTGTTCAGTGATTGATTACCAGTAGAAACGGGGGAAGAGCTATGAATTTCTCTGGTATGGTAGTATAGGGATTCCCCTTTCTTGTTGATTGCTTGGTCCAGTTTGGGCTAGCTATGAATTACACTGTAATACCCCCCAGATTTATACTGCTATGCTTCTCTGATTTACACTGTATTTATAGCACTGATTTTACATTTGTAATCCCCGTAGTTTTACTTTTGTAAGATTTTCTCTGTAATGTGTCTCTGAACCCCAGTTTCTATGATGTGAAGTTTTTCTGAATTTCTGTATATTGTATCTCTAAAGTACATTGTAAGACGCTGTAATTGCACTGTAACTTCTTGTGGTTTTTGCAATACAATCCTCTAAATTACCCCCACTGTAATTCTCGTGCTTTTGGACTGTAACTCCCTAGAGTTACACTGTAGTGCCCATTTAGCCCTATTTTACACTGTACTTTTTTCAGACTTTTCACTGTAATTCTTGCCTTGCTTACTATGCAAATTGCATCAGCATTACAGTGTAGTTCCTACCCTTGATTACTATATAATTTGCATTAGTATTATAGTGTAATTTCCCCAGTTTTTTTACTGTAATTTGGATCATTTATTACACTTTATTTCCTGCCTTGATTACACTGTAATTCGTGCCTTGATTTTCAGTGGAATGCCCCTCCGGGTTACTCTATAATTCTGAGTATTTACACTGTATTTTGTTCAGACTTTTCACTGTAATTCTTGTCTTGTTTACTATGTAATTGCATCAACATTACAGTGTAATTTCCATAGTTTTTTACTGTAATTTGCATCAGTTATTACACTGTAATTCTTGCCTTGATTACACTGTAATTCCTGCCTTGATTACACAGTAATTCATGCCTTGATTTACAGTGGAAAGCCCCTCTGGGTTACTATATAATTCTGAGTATTTTTGCAGTGTCAGTTTGCTTAGTTTTTTTGTGTTTTACCGCCTCACTATACACTGTAAGTTGGACCAGTATTACTGTGTAAGCGGGATCAGTATTACAGTGTAATTACTGTCTTGTTTACACTGTATTTTTTATCAGCATTACAGTGTTGTGTAATTTTGTTTCCTGCCTTGATTTTACGGTGTAGTTTGCATAAGTTTTACCATGTAATTTCCCTAGTTTTATTTTTTTGTGTAATTCCTGCCTTGATTTTATTATTTTGGATCAGTATTAATAGTTACTTCTCTGTAGTTTTCAGCTTCATTATCTATGGGGAGGCTACGGAAAGTCTCTCACAAGGATGTTCCGGAAGCATCTTCTATTGAGAGTGTGGATCCTTTGCAAGACCCCTTCGTGCCTAATGACTTTGCGGAAGATGGTTCTAATTGCTGTAGGGCTTACACTGTAATATGATTGAGCACTGTAATTGTTTTAGGGCTTATACTGTAATTTATCAGAGTTTTACTCTGTAATTGTTGTAGGGCTTATAGTATTTGTTAGATACATTACAATGGATTTTACCTCTGAATTGTGGGGCTTACACTGTAATATACTGCAGATTTACACTGTAATTTGAATACTTCAGCACTGTAAATGTTTTAGGACTTACAGAGTATTTTTCAGATAGACCACAGTGGATTTTTACGTCTAATTTTATGGTGTATTTATGAGCGTTGATACCTGGGAATAACCGTGTAATTCCGGGGGATTTACAGTGCAATTAGTGGGCACTTTGACTGTAATTCGTGGGTGTTTACAGTGTAACTTCATCAGTTATTCAAGTGTAAATCCTTGGGAACTTGCAGTGTCATTTCGTTTGTATTTACGGTGTAAATCCACTGTATGCTTTTTCAGAGTTTGCACTTTAATTTTCAGCTATCAGGATTTGTAGTGTAATTTCTATTGTTTTGCTATTGTAATTTTTGACATTAGACTGCAAATTTTTTGTTATTCCAGAGTTTTATAATTGCTAGCAATCAAACATTCCACAGTTTCCTGTTGTCTCTGGAATTTCTTTGTAACTAGTTTCTCTGATGTTTCTAGGTGAAGCGGGGTGAAGGggatgaagaatttgtgaagctGGTGAAGGGGGTCAAGAATTGGAATAGGATTACGAGTGTTCCTGGCCTGTAGATTGTCCGGTGATCTCCGCCAATTTTTGGCTGTTGTTCCTTGACCGGGTCATGGTCCAACTTTACTTGATTCGGGTTTATTTCCTAACCCGTTTTATTTGAAATATAGCAAGAGACAGTGCCTGTGGGGGTTGGTTTTGGACATACAAGTGGCATATGTTTATTAGACAGGATATTTGAATGTTTTCCAATTGTAAAATAGTCAAGTGCTAAATAGACACATCATAAACGGATAAATCGAGGCTGGGTGGTGATGCTGGTGGTGAGTACACAAGACATGAAAACGATTGCTGTGATTCAGCTGACTGAATCTACCACTACCAGCTAGCAGCCTAGTACGGTAGTAGTATAAGGTTCGGGGACGAACCGTCGTTGTAGCTTGGCGCCCGGCGGAGGCACGTCTGCGTCCAAACCAGATACGATATCACTGCCGGTACCGGCCCGCTGAAGTCAAGGCCAGAGACAACGAGATAGACAGGCAGTGTCAAACGATGCCGACTGCACGGCACGTAACACATCGAGGCGGCGACGTGGCAGGAAAAAGAAGAAACTGCGACCGATGCATCCAGTCCACCGCCCTCGAGGTGGTGGAGTACTTGACAATGACAATCATCACAAACTATGTGAAGAAACAGCAAACATTGCATTAGGATTCAGAGCCAGACATATTACAAACCTGCTACTAAGATCTCAAGTTCACCAACAAACTGACTACCGGATTAACCCGACACAGACAAACTACACAAGCAACAAGTCCACGACACCCCGAAGACGACGGGGGCCAGCAAGCGCGAAACACACACACTACTAGTAGCAACATGGAGCCATCAGAAATAGCCCCGGGCAACGATCAAGGAAGATCCACGGAACAGACCTCGCTGGCCCCTACTCCTGGAGGTCAgcgtcgtcctcgtcctcgtacagctcctcctcctcgtcggcgGTGGCGTCCTGGTACTGCTGGTACTCGGCGACCAGGTCGTTCATGTTGCTCTCGGCCTCGGTGAACTCCATCTCGTCCATGCCCTCGCCCGTGTACCAGTGCAGGAAGGCCTTGCGCCGGAACATGGCCGTGAACTGCTCGCTCACGCGCCGGAACATCTCCTGGATGGACGTCGAGTTGCCGATGAAGGTGGACGCCATGGACAGGCCCCTGGGCGCGATGTCGCACACGCTCGACTTGACGTTGTTGGGGATCCACTCCACGAAGTAGGACGAGTTCTTGTTCTGCACGTTGATCATCTGCTCGTCCACCTCCTTGGTGCTCATCTTGCCGCGGAACATGGCCGAGGCCGTCAGGTACCGGCCGTGCCGGGGGTCGGCGGCGCACATCATGTTCTTGGAGTCCCACATCTGCTGGGTCAGCTCCGGGACCGTGAGGGAGCGGTACATCTGGGAGCCGCGCGAGGTCAGCGGCGCGAACCCGACCATGAAGAAGTGGAGACGCGGGAAGGGGATCAGGTTCACCGCCAGCTTCCGGAGGTCGGAGTTCAGCTGGCCGGGGAACCTCAGGCAGCAGGTCACTCCGCTCATGGTGGCAGAGATCAGATGGTTCAAATCTCCAACTGCAGAAAGTAACATGAATGGTTAAATGTTAGACACAGCAAGCAACATAATTCTAAGCACAAAGCAAACAGTCTTTATAACTGTGACTGAAAATGTGTTTGGTTTTGTCAGATTAGCATGACAACTAACAGTCATTCTCACAAATCCAACTTAAGCAAAATCTCAACCAAGACAGATCTGAATCATAACAGTGTAGTAATTGAAGTAGTGCAATACTGCAGAAGTGCATCCAAATGAATGCCCTGAGCAAATAATTCAAGCACAAGAGTCCATTTAGAGTTTCAGAGCATGTCTAAGAATTAACCAAACTGCTCTAAAGGAATAGTCGGGACAAACATTATCCAAAAAGGGAAGCTAATGGACTACATCATGTTACCGTTCTTCAGTTGTGACTAGTTAAAATATTCAGAATTAGGAAGATCCACTTGACATCATGCTCACAGTCATCTGTAGAAAGTAACAATACAAAGGTACAGATTTCACTTACAGCTGGGAGTGGTCAGCTTGAGAGTCCTGAAACAGATGTCATAAAGGGCCTCGTTGTCAAGAACCATGCACTCATCTGCATTCTCAACCAACTGATGGACCGAAAGAGTGGCATTGTAAGGCTCAACCACAGT
Coding sequences within it:
- the LOC125522562 gene encoding tubulin beta-5 chain, whose amino-acid sequence is MREILHIQGGQCGNQIGSKFWEVVCDEHGIDPTGRYVGTSDLQLERVNVYYNEASCGRFVPRAVLMDLEPGTMDSVRTGPYGQIFRPDNFVFGQSGAGNNWAKGHYTEGAELIDSVLDVVRKEAENCDCLQGFQVCHSLGGGTGSGMGTLLISKIREEYPDRMMLTFSVFPSPKVSDTVVEPYNATLSVHQLVENADECMVLDNEALYDICFRTLKLTTPSFGDLNHLISATMSGVTCCLRFPGQLNSDLRKLAVNLIPFPRLHFFMVGFAPLTSRGSQMYRSLTVPELTQQMWDSKNMMCAADPRHGRYLTASAMFRGKMSTKEVDEQMINVQNKNSSYFVEWIPNNVKSSVCDIAPRGLSMASTFIGNSTSIQEMFRRVSEQFTAMFRRKAFLHWYTGEGMDEMEFTEAESNMNDLVAEYQQYQDATADEEEELYEDEDDADLQE